In the Streptomyces sp. f51 genome, one interval contains:
- a CDS encoding ABC transporter family substrate-binding protein — MSHEGVGLRAVMRSAAFLTAGVLAVPALAACSADDESDRPVAVQDIAPASRDLIADGGTLRWAVDAVPATLNAFQADADAATSRVAGAALPSMFRLDASGRPQINSDYLESAKVVGTSPKQVVLYKLDQQAVWSDGREIGAADFAAQWRALSGKDSAYWTARNAGYDRIEKIERGKNDLEVRVTFSRPYADWKALFSPLYPKDVMGTADSFNDGARRTLKVSAGPFAVKTVDRKSGQVRLTRNARWWGRPSKLDEIDLVAVARDKRAEALADDELDLAEIDPAEAERVTLAARHKDGAPLQGASATAGRHTAGTKSEKDPSGKKADRNESEEEDGKNPADESTGHDKSDKSDKSDKDESAGHQKKHGTSGSSEEKDKGEKSGKHTSGKKDDPSDDGERGDGSVRGEAGARGTGTKEDASSGSALSHFVVRKSLEPAYTQLALNGSAGPLADERVRRAVARALDRKGLARVVLQPLGLPAEPVGSHLALAGQAAYADNSGALGNQDAAEARALLADAGWVPGGPVTQQKKTEKAAGSKGKKGDSTEDDRPGAGGTYDLGEDDKPADAPREPAQDPKDHAGRQEQQAGVRPGAHTDEQAARHLDGRQYAGRGGLPGAYAPKGTAAPKGTAAPAGAASNVLAKDGKPLTLRFVVPSGTGSESLRLVADRIARMLQRIGVRTDITKVSDDSYFKDHIASGQYDLALYSWPASAFPATDARPIYAKPVPAADGSLSVEQNYTRVGTDQVDQLFDQALSTLNEDEERSLVRKADARIWAAAGSIPLYQRPQLAAARVGLANTGAFGFQTPVYEDMGFLKKGAKPSASPSKSG, encoded by the coding sequence ATGTCCCACGAAGGCGTCGGACTGCGCGCGGTGATGCGCTCGGCCGCATTCCTCACCGCTGGCGTGCTCGCGGTACCCGCCCTGGCCGCGTGCAGTGCGGACGACGAGTCGGACAGACCCGTGGCCGTGCAGGACATCGCGCCCGCGTCCCGTGACCTGATCGCCGACGGCGGCACCCTGCGCTGGGCCGTGGACGCCGTACCGGCGACGCTGAACGCGTTCCAGGCGGACGCGGACGCCGCGACCTCGCGGGTCGCCGGTGCCGCCCTGCCCTCGATGTTCCGGCTGGACGCGAGCGGCCGGCCGCAGATCAACTCCGACTACCTGGAGTCGGCGAAGGTCGTGGGCACGTCGCCCAAGCAGGTCGTGCTGTACAAGCTCGACCAGCAGGCCGTCTGGAGCGACGGACGCGAGATCGGCGCCGCCGACTTCGCCGCCCAGTGGCGCGCCCTGTCCGGCAAGGACTCCGCGTACTGGACAGCACGCAACGCCGGCTACGACCGGATCGAGAAGATCGAGCGGGGCAAGAACGACCTGGAGGTCCGCGTCACCTTCAGCCGGCCCTACGCCGACTGGAAGGCGCTGTTCTCGCCGCTGTACCCGAAGGACGTCATGGGGACCGCGGACTCCTTCAACGACGGCGCCCGGCGCACGCTCAAGGTCAGCGCGGGGCCCTTCGCGGTGAAGACGGTCGACCGCAAGTCCGGCCAGGTCCGCCTCACGCGCAACGCGCGCTGGTGGGGGCGCCCGAGCAAGCTCGACGAGATCGATCTCGTGGCCGTCGCCCGTGACAAGCGGGCCGAGGCGCTCGCCGACGACGAGCTCGACCTGGCCGAGATCGACCCCGCCGAGGCCGAGCGCGTCACCCTCGCGGCCCGGCACAAGGACGGCGCCCCGTTGCAGGGGGCCTCCGCGACGGCCGGGCGGCACACGGCCGGGACGAAGAGCGAGAAGGACCCGTCGGGGAAGAAGGCCGACAGAAACGAGTCCGAGGAGGAGGACGGGAAGAACCCGGCGGACGAGAGCACCGGGCACGACAAGAGCGACAAGAGCGACAAGAGCGACAAGGACGAGAGCGCCGGGCACCAGAAGAAGCACGGCACGAGCGGCTCGTCCGAGGAGAAGGACAAGGGCGAGAAGAGCGGGAAGCACACGTCGGGGAAGAAGGACGACCCGAGCGACGACGGCGAGCGGGGCGACGGGAGCGTACGGGGGGAGGCGGGCGCCCGGGGAACCGGCACGAAGGAGGACGCCTCCTCCGGGTCGGCGCTGAGCCACTTCGTGGTCCGCAAGTCCCTCGAACCCGCGTACACCCAGCTCGCCCTCAACGGATCCGCGGGCCCCCTGGCCGACGAGCGCGTCCGTCGCGCGGTGGCCCGTGCCCTGGACCGCAAGGGACTCGCCCGGGTCGTCCTCCAGCCGCTCGGCCTGCCCGCCGAACCGGTCGGCAGCCATCTCGCCCTGGCCGGACAGGCCGCGTACGCCGACAACAGCGGCGCCCTCGGCAACCAGGACGCCGCCGAGGCGCGGGCGCTGCTCGCGGACGCCGGATGGGTGCCGGGCGGGCCGGTCACGCAGCAGAAGAAGACGGAGAAGGCCGCCGGGTCCAAGGGCAAGAAGGGGGACAGCACCGAGGACGACCGGCCGGGCGCGGGCGGGACCTACGACCTCGGCGAGGACGACAAGCCCGCCGACGCCCCCCGGGAGCCCGCGCAGGACCCCAAGGACCACGCCGGTCGGCAGGAGCAGCAGGCCGGCGTGAGGCCGGGCGCCCACACCGACGAGCAGGCCGCCCGGCATCTGGACGGACGGCAGTACGCCGGCCGGGGCGGGCTCCCGGGGGCGTACGCGCCGAAGGGGACTGCCGCGCCGAAGGGGACGGCCGCTCCGGCGGGCGCCGCGTCCAACGTCCTCGCCAAGGACGGCAAGCCGCTGACCCTCCGCTTCGTCGTGCCCTCCGGCACGGGCTCGGAGTCCCTGCGGCTCGTGGCGGACCGGATCGCACGGATGCTCCAGCGCATCGGTGTCCGTACGGACATCACCAAGGTCTCCGACGACAGCTATTTCAAGGACCACATCGCCTCGGGGCAGTACGACCTGGCGCTCTACTCGTGGCCCGCCTCCGCCTTCCCGGCCACCGACGCCCGCCCGATCTACGCCAAGCCCGTGCCGGCGGCGGACGGCTCGCTGAGCGTCGAGCAGAACTACACCCGCGTCGGGACCGACCAGGTCGATCAGTTGTTCGATCAGGCGCTCTCGACGCTGAACGAGGACGAGGAGCGCTCCCTGGTCCGCAAGGCGGACGCCCGGATCTGGGCCGCCGCCGGTTCCATCCCCCTCTACCAGCGCCCCCAGCTGGCCGCCGCCCGCGTCGGCCTCGCGAACACCGGAGCCTTCGGATTCCAGAC